Proteins from one Microbacterium proteolyticum genomic window:
- a CDS encoding IclR family transcriptional regulator: MANSPSGDSVTDRLVRILETFTPTRTAQTTAEIGRRADLPSSSAHRIVNELVDAGLLERDEERRVRVGMRLWELATRSSHALRLRQAALPFMERVQQRVREHTQLAILEQDEALFLERLSAPDSGANITRVAGRLPLHASSSGLVLLAFAPHDLQERVLRLPLVPVTPATITDPTVLRRTLAEIRTLGRVIAPGYVDEVSTGVAVPVRDETGAVIAALSVVLPRDAETQFALGELHRAARDTERALGYRR; encoded by the coding sequence ATGGCGAACTCCCCCTCGGGCGACTCGGTGACCGACCGCCTGGTGCGCATCCTCGAGACCTTCACCCCCACGCGCACCGCGCAGACGACGGCCGAGATCGGCCGCCGGGCGGACCTCCCGAGCTCGTCGGCGCACCGGATCGTGAACGAACTCGTGGATGCCGGTCTCCTCGAGCGCGACGAGGAGAGACGCGTGCGGGTGGGCATGCGCCTGTGGGAGCTGGCGACCCGGTCGTCGCACGCGCTGCGCCTGCGGCAGGCCGCCCTGCCCTTCATGGAACGCGTGCAGCAGCGCGTGCGCGAGCACACGCAGCTCGCGATCCTCGAGCAGGACGAGGCGCTGTTCCTCGAACGGCTCAGCGCGCCGGACTCGGGGGCGAACATCACGCGCGTCGCGGGGCGACTCCCCCTGCACGCCTCCTCGTCCGGGCTGGTGCTGCTCGCGTTCGCCCCGCACGACCTGCAGGAGCGGGTGCTCCGTCTCCCGCTCGTCCCCGTCACGCCCGCGACGATCACCGACCCCACCGTCCTGCGCCGCACGCTCGCCGAGATCCGGACGCTCGGCCGGGTCATCGCCCCCGGCTACGTCGACGAGGTGTCCACCGGTGTCGCGGTGCCCGTCCGCGACGAGACCGGCGCGGTCATCGCGGCACTGTCGGTGGTGCTGCCGCGCGACGCCGAGACGCAGTTCGCCCTCGGCGAGCTGCACCGCGCCGCCCGCGACACCGAGCGCGCCCTCGGCTACCGCCGCTGA
- the pcaH gene encoding protocatechuate 3,4-dioxygenase subunit beta produces MTRTPAAAPESLLAAPDQATQDEITREIQAAHAALDARETAGEHVPATAYDFPAYRSSVLRHPTKNPKLVDPETIELFSPAFGQRDVAAIESDLTLQHAGEPLGERLTVRGRLLDSWGRPLANQLIEIWQANSAGRYIHQRDQHPAPLDPNFTGAGRAVTNDQGEYAFTTIKPGPYPWKNHRNAWRPAHIHFSVFGTSFTQRLVTQMYFPGDPLFALDPIYNSIHRQKDRDALVGVYDHALTSPEWATGYRFDIVVDGPDQTYFEQEGDE; encoded by the coding sequence ATGACCCGCACCCCCGCAGCCGCACCCGAGTCGCTGCTCGCCGCCCCCGACCAGGCGACGCAGGACGAGATCACCCGCGAGATCCAGGCCGCGCACGCCGCCCTCGACGCCCGCGAGACCGCGGGCGAGCATGTGCCGGCGACCGCCTACGACTTCCCCGCGTACCGGTCGAGCGTGCTCCGCCACCCCACGAAGAACCCGAAGCTCGTCGACCCCGAGACGATCGAGCTGTTCTCGCCCGCCTTCGGGCAGCGCGACGTGGCGGCGATCGAGTCCGACCTCACGCTGCAGCACGCAGGCGAGCCGCTCGGCGAGCGCCTGACGGTGCGCGGACGCCTGCTCGACTCGTGGGGGCGGCCGCTCGCGAACCAGCTGATCGAGATCTGGCAGGCCAACTCCGCTGGGCGCTACATCCACCAGCGCGACCAGCACCCCGCCCCGCTCGACCCGAACTTCACCGGAGCCGGCCGCGCGGTCACCAACGACCAGGGCGAGTACGCCTTCACGACGATCAAGCCCGGCCCCTACCCGTGGAAGAACCACCGGAACGCCTGGCGACCCGCCCACATCCACTTCTCGGTGTTCGGCACGTCGTTCACGCAGCGCCTCGTGACGCAGATGTACTTCCCCGGCGACCCGCTGTTCGCACTCGACCCGATCTACAACAGCATCCACCGGCAGAAGGATCGCGACGCCCTCGTCGGCGTCTACGACCACGCCCTCACCTCCCCCGAGTGGGCCACCGGCTACCGCTTCGACATCGTCGTCGACGGCCCCGATCAGACGTACTTCGAACAGGAGGGCGACGAGTGA